A region of the Pseudonocardia cypriaca genome:
GAAGTCTGCCGGCGCTGCCCGGTGATCGAGCAGTGCCGCGAGTTCGCGCTCCAGACCAGGGAGCCGTTCGGAGTCTGGGGTGGCCTCGCGGAAGCCGAGCGACGGGTGATCCTCGAGCAGCGCGGCATCGCGATGGCGAGCTGAAGGTTCGAACGAGAAGGGCGGGTCCGGGAGGACCCGCCCTTCCTCCGTCAGTTGACGACGGCCAGCTCCAGGCCGCGGTAGCGCAGGAGCGGGATCCCGTACACCCGGGCGATCCGCTGCACCGCGCGCTCGACGACGCTGCGGGCCGGGTCGGCAGGCGCCGGGGCCAGGCAGTAGAGGCCCGGCTCCGGGTCGAAGCCCACCAGCTCGCTCAACGCGGCCACCAGGTCGCCCTCCGCGGTGGCGGGCAACGGGTTGGGCATGCCGAGCCGGTGCAACGCGAGGCCGGGCAGCTCGAGCCGGGCGGCGCTCGCGCGCAGCTCCTCACCCAGATCGTCGAGGTCGTCGTCCGTGTCGGACTGGGTGTCGTCGGCCGCCACGAGCAGCTCGACCTGTGCGAAGCCCGCGATGAGCTCGGCCAGGTGCGACTCGGGCCGCAACAGCTCCATCGGACTGACGGTGACCGCGACGGCACGGGACGCGGGAACGACCGAGCCGACCGTGGCGGGTACCACCATCGGCTCGGAGACCGGCATCTCCGGAACCGCGACCATCTGCAACATGTCCCCCTCGACTGGTCGCCACCCCGCCCCCCGGGACGGACGATCCGCTACAGAGTCAACTCCCACCCGAGCCCCCGGTACGGGGGTACCGCGGGTACGTACGCCGAGCGGCGGCGCGTGATCCGTGAGTGGCGCCTTACCCAGGGGTAGCCGGTGGAGCGGTCGGCGAGCGCCGTTCGGCGCTCTCACCTGCGCAGACTTCGCGTCCTCGATCCAGAAGGGCCGCCGGGTGGGTCCCGCACGCAGAGTAGGAGAAGGGTCACGCAGGCGCACCCGTCACGGTCGGGTCACCCCCTCTATGGTGGATGGATGCGCCCCGGGCGAGCTGACGTGGTGGCCGAGCAGCTGCTCGACCTCGTGCTCGACGGCACGTTCCCCATCGGCGGGCCATTGCCCAGCGAGTCCGAGCTCGCCGCCCGGTTCGGCGTCAGCCGGCTCACGGTGCGCGAGGCCATCCGCTCGCTGGTTCCCACCCGGGTGCTCGACGTGCAGCAGGGCCGCTCGACGCTCGTGAACCCGGCCGGCATGTGGTCCCCGCTGGACGGCAGGCTGCTCCTGGCGCGCAGCCGCACCGAAGGTGACCCGCTGCTGCTGCTGCGCAGGCTCCTGGAAGCCCGCCGGGCCGTCGAGGTCGCGATCGTCGAGCTCGCCGCCGTCCGCCGCGACGATTCCCACCTCGAGCGGCTGCGCACCTTGCACCAGAAGATGCTCGACGGCCACGCGCGCGGCGACGTCGCGGCCACAGCAGAGGCGGACCTGGCCTTCCACACCGCACTGTTCGAGGCCGCCGACAACGTCTTCCTCGATGCGCTGTTCGAGCCGCTCAGCTCGGTGCTGCGCGCGATGCGGGAGGAGACCTCGGCCGTGCCGGACTTCCGCAGCCACGCGCTCGACCGGCACGCCGCGATCCTGCGTGCGGTCGAGGCGGGCGACCCGGTGCGGGCGAGGGCCGCGATGGAGGCCCACCTGCAGCAGACCGAGGAGGACGTCGAGCGCTACCTCGACCCCGCGGCGCTGGGCGCTAGATGAACCCGATGACGTCCGCCAGCGAGTAGGCGCCGAGCAGCGCGATCGCGGTGCTGCTCACGGCGAGGCACACCGCGAAGGCCCGCCCGCCGTGCAGGCGTGGGTCCGTCTCGTTCCGCCGCAGCCAGTACACCGCCCACACCACTCCGATGAGGAAGATCCCGGTCATCACGCCCGCGATCTGCACCATGATCACCGGCGACTGGATCGTCAGGTAGATCACGGCCCACAGCAGGGGCAGCGCGACGGTGAAGATGCGGATCCACTTCAGCCGGGCGACGGGGTCCTGCCAGTCCAGCACGCCGAACGTGGCCAGCAGGTTGGTGTACATCCGCGCCCAGCTGGGGATCGCGGCCCACATCGTCGACCCGAGCACCGCGATCGCGCCGAGCAGGAAGACGACGCTCGCCCACTCGCCGAGGGTGTCGGTGTACATCCGGGACAGCGTGGTGATCATCGTGTTGCCCTGGGGGGCGAGACCCTGCGGGTGCAGCACTGCCGCACCCATCAGGTAGAACGCGATCGTCCCGAAGGTGTAGATCACCCAGGACACCATCGCGTCCTTGTACATCACCCGGATCCAGCCGTTCGCCCGCCGGACCCACGCCTCGCTGCCGTCGTTCGGGCCGACCCAGCGCGCGTAGCCCTTCTCCACGCACCAGTACGTGTAGAAGGTGATCTCGTCCGCGCCGACGCCGGTGATGCCGAACATCGCCAGGGCCGCACCGAGCGCGCCGGCCGGGATCAGGAACGCCAGACCGCTGCCGAGGTCGTCGAGCCCGTATGCGAACGGGGTGGCCGGAAGGCCGAGCGCGATGAGCACCGTGATGGCCGTGAACGTCACGACGAGCAGCGCTGCGCCGCGCTCGATCAGCGAGTAGCGGTTGGAGTAGAGCAGCGCGATGCTGGCGATGGCGAGGACCGTGGTCCAGAACAGCAGGGAGACGAACGCGAGCGGGTCGCCGCCGATCGGCAGCAGGATGCTGAACGCGACGGCCGTGCCGCCGATGATGCCGCCGAGCTGCAACAGCTTGGACAGGGCCAGCACCGCCCACAGCAGGTTCACCCAGCCGACCCCGAACAGCTTCGGGGGGACCTTGGCGTAGCCGGTGAGCGCGGGCTGACCGGTGGCGATCGTCCACCGCGCCAGCTCGATCTGCACCGCCACCTTCACCAGCGTGCTGACGATCACCAGCCAGAGCAGCACGAACCCGGCCTGCGCCCCCAGGGCCGTGGTCGCGATCAGCTCGCCGGACCCGACGATCGAGGCGCTGAGGATCAGGCCGGGGCCGAAGTAGCGCATGCTCGCCCGCCATCCGACGGGCGGCTCCTTGATGCCGTCCGCGGTGAGCGTGTACGGATCGGTTACGGCCGACCTCTCGATGCTCTCGGACATCGTCGTCCTCTCGGGCTCACTCATCAGATGTCTGGGGGATCGTCGTACCCATCACCCGGAAGCGTCAACCGCTGACCGTCGCCGCAGCAGGCCGCGCAGCACCGGGTAGAGCAGCACCAACACGGTCAGGACGAGCAGCGCCGCACTGATCGGCCTGGTCAGGAACTGGGTGAGGTCCCAGTCCGTCTTGATCACACTCTGCATGAAGTTCTTCTCGACGATCGGGCCCAGCACGAGCCCGAGCACCACCGGTGCCAGTGGGAAGCCCGAGCGCTCCAGCAGGTAGCCGAGCACCCCGAGCACCAGCATGATCACGATCTCGAGGTAGCCGTTGTTGATCGAGAAGGAGCCGACGACGCAGAACGCCACGATCACCGGCATCAGCACCGTCGACGGCACCCGCAGGAGCCACGCGCTGCCCCGGATCGCGAGGTACCCGAGCGGGATCAGCAGGAGGTTCGCCAGGATGAAGATCAGGTAGATGCCGTAGAGCAGCGGGGCGTCGTTCTCGAAGAGGACCGGCCCGGGCTGCACGCCCTTCACGAGCAGCACCCCGAGCAGGATCGCGGTGATCGTGTCGCCGGGGATGCCGAACACGAGCGTCGGGACGTACGCCGATGCGAGCGCTGCGTTGTTGGCCGAACCCGCCGACACGATCGGCGCGACGTGCCCCTCCCCCTTGCCGAAGAGGTGCCCCTCCTTCGAGGCGTTCTTCGTGGCGGCGTAGGAGACCCAGGCGGCGATGTCGCCGCCGGCGCCGGGCAGCGCCCCGATCACGCTGCCGATGGCGTTGCCGCTGACCATCCCGCGCCAGTACCGCCGGAGGGTGTGCACGGTCTCGCGGAACATGCCCTGCGTGCGCAGCCGCGCCACGTGCACCGGCCCGCCCGGCCGCAGCACGCCGCGCAGCACCTCGGACAGGCCGAAAAGGCCGATCATCGCCGGGATGAAGCTGATCCCCTGCAGCAGATCGGTGCTGCCGAACGTGAACCGGGCGTAGCCCAGCGCGATGTCGATCCCGACGGTGGCGAGGATCAACCCGATGAGCAGCGAGATCGCGCCTTTGACCTGGGAGCCCGCGGAGATGATCACCGAGGCGGTGAGTCCGAGCACCGCGATCCAGAAGTACTCGTACGAGGTGAACTGCAACGCGAACTCGGCGAGGAGCGGTGCCGCCACCATGAGCACCACCGCGCCTGCGATCCCGCCGATCACCGACCCGACCAGCGCCACCCCGAGCGCCCTCGCCCCGTGGCCGGCCCGGGTCTGCAGGTAGGCGTCCTCCGTGTAGGCGGCGCTCGCGGGGGTGCCGGGCATGCGCACGAGCGCCGAGGGCAGGTCGCCCGCGAAGATCGCCATCGCCGACATCGTGATGACCGCCGCGATCGCAGGCAGCGGGTCGAGGAAGAACACGAACGGCACCAGCAGGGCCGTGGCGAGGGTCGCCGAGAGCCCGGGGATGGCCCCGATGAACAGGCCGTACACCGCCGAGGCGAGCACCACGAGGATGAGGGTGGGGTCGGCGAGCATCCCCAGCGCCGTCGCGAGATCACCCATCGCCGGCTACCCGAACAGGCCCTGCGGCAGCGGGACGAGCAGCAGCTCCTCGAACACCAGCAGGATGAACCCGGTGGTGGCTGCTGCGGCGAGCACCGCCACCAGCGGACGCGCCCCGAGCAGCCACATCAGCAGGAACAGCAGCACTCCCATCGTCAGGAGGAACCCGAGCGTCTCGGCCAGCAGGACGTAGCCGACGACGAGCCCGAGCACCGCGAGCGCGCGCAGCCGCCCCCGCCCGGTGATGCCCGCGTCCGGGTCGGCCGCAGGCTCACCTCTGGCCAGCACCGCACGCACCACGAGCACCAGCCCGAACAACACCAGCAGCCCACCGACGATGCTCGGGAAGAGCGCGGGACCGGGCTGGCCGTCCGGGAGCTCCGGGAACGTGCGGACGTGCAGCACGACCGCTGCGCCGAGAACGGCGGCGAGCAGACCGCTGACCAGGTCGTGGCGCCACGGGATGCCGGTGGGCGCGGCGGTGGGATCGGCGGTCACCCCGTCAGCCCGGCGGCGCGCATGATCTCGCCCTTCTCGGCGTCCTGCTGGGCGAGGTATGCCCCGAAGTCCTGCGGCCCGCGCCAGACGATGCCGAAGCCCGCCGTGCGCATGAACTCCTCGTACGCGGGGCTGTGCACGATCCCGTCGAGGTGGCAGCCGAGCTCGCCGACCACGTCCTCGGGCAGGCCCTCCGGTCCGGCGATGCCCCGCCAGGCCGCCATCGTGAAGTCGATGCCCTGCTCGCGCAGCGTGGGCACGTCCGGGAAGTTCGGCAGGCGCTCCTCGGCCATCACGGCGAGGGCCTTCGCGCGCCCGGCCTCGATCATCGTGCGGTTCTCCACCAGGCTCGCCGTCGAGACGTGGACGCCGCCCGCCACCAGCTCCTGCAGCGCAGGCGCCGCACCCTCGCTCGGCACCCACCGGATCGCGTCGGGGGGCAGCGCCACCTCGAGCAGCATGCCGGCGCGCGCGAGGTCCCAGATCCCGCCCCGCCCGGTGCCGGACGCCGTGGTCGCCCCCGGCTGCGTCTTCGCCTCGGCGAGCAGCTGCTGGACGTCCGCCCACGGTGCGTCGGTCCGCACCGTGACGCCGGCCGGGTCGGAGTTCACCAGCCCGATCGGGGTGAGCTGCTCGAAGGTGAGGTCCGTCAGCCCCTGCCAGTGCATCATCGTTATCTCGACGGTGGCCATCCCGATCGTCGTGCCGTCGGGCCGGGCCGTGGCGATGGCACTGTGGCCGACCACCCCGCCCCCACCCGTCCGGTTGACGACGTTGACCTGCGTGTCGAGCCGCTCGGCCAGCTGCGTGCCGACGAAGCGCGCGACGCTGTCGGTGCCACCGCCCGCCGCCCACGGCACGATCAGCTCGATCGGGCGGCTCGGGAAGTCCTCGGAGGTGTCGCACGGTGACGCGGGGGCGCTGCTGTTGCTCGCCCCTCCCCCGCAGGCCGCCAGGACCATGCTGAGCGCGACCGGTAGAACGGCGAGACGGATGCGGCGGGTCAGCGGCATGGGTGACAGCTCCAGTCGACGATGACGGTGCGTGTCGATGATGTGCACCGACCGGAAACCGGTCAATCCCGTTCTTGAGCTACCAGTATTCGCGATGCGGATAATTCGGCCCCGGTGCCGCGCCCACCAGCGGCGTTTAGCAGAGTTGCCGTATGAGCCGTCCGACCGTCCTGATGCCAGTCCCCATGCACGACGTGGTCGTCGAGGGCTGCGAGGAACGTTTCGAGCTGCTGCGGCTGTGGGAAGCCGCCGACCCCGACGCGCTGCTCGCCGAACGCGGTGCGGACGTTCGGGGTCTCGCCGTCGGAGGCCATCGGCGCATCGACGCCACCCTCTTCGATCGGCTTCCCAACCTGCAGATCGTGGCGAACTTCGGCGTCGGGTACGACAGCGTGGACGTGGACGCCGCCAGTGAGCGGGGGGTGATCGTCACCAACACCCCCGGAGTGCTGGACGACGAGGTCGCCGACACCGCCGTCGCACTGCTCCTGATGACCGTCCGGGAGCTGGCGCAGGCCGAGCGGTACCTGCGCGCGGGCCGGTGGGCGGCCGAGGGCACCTACCCGCTCACGGACCTGACCGTCACCGGCCGCAGGCTGGGCATCCTCGGCCTCGGCCGGATCGGCGAGGCGATCGCGCGGCGCGCCGAGCCCTTCGGGATGACGGTTGGCTACCACAACCGCAGCGAGAAGGACGTCCCGTACCGCTACTACCCGTCGCTCCTGGAGATGGCGCGCGACGTCGACACGCTGATGGTCGTCGTGCCCGGCAACGCCGCCACCCGCCACCTCGTCGACGCCGAGGTGCTGGAGGCGCTCGGCCCCGACGGCGTGCTCGTCAACATCGGGCGCGGCACGGTGGTCGACGAGGTCGCCCTCATCGGGGCGCTGAAGACGCGCACGATCCGCGCGGCGGGCCTCGACGTGTACGAGGACGAGCCGAACGTCCCGCAGGAGCTGATCGACCTCGACAACGCCGTGCTGCTCCCCCACGTCGGGTCGGCGAGCAAGCCCACGCGGCGGGCCATGGGGCAGCTGGTGGTCGACAACCTGACGAGCTGGTTCACCGAGGGCCGAGCCCTCACCCCGGTCAACGGCTGAACTCGATCGTGCGGCCGGGCGGCCGCACTACGGGCCGCCACGCCCCTGCTGCTCGACGCACCTCCTCACGCTGGGGTCGTAGACGAAGCCGTCGTCACACACCGGTCGAGTGCCCGCTGGGGCGGGCCTGGTCCTGCCCTGCTCCTGCTTGGCCCGCTCGGCCTTCTCCCGCGCGGCCTGCTCGGCCTTCTCCCGCTTCGCCGCCTCGGCCTTCTCGGCCTTCTCCCGC
Encoded here:
- a CDS encoding FadR/GntR family transcriptional regulator codes for the protein MRPGRADVVAEQLLDLVLDGTFPIGGPLPSESELAARFGVSRLTVREAIRSLVPTRVLDVQQGRSTLVNPAGMWSPLDGRLLLARSRTEGDPLLLLRRLLEARRAVEVAIVELAAVRRDDSHLERLRTLHQKMLDGHARGDVAATAEADLAFHTALFEAADNVFLDALFEPLSSVLRAMREETSAVPDFRSHALDRHAAILRAVEAGDPVRARAAMEAHLQQTEEDVERYLDPAALGAR
- a CDS encoding Nramp family divalent metal transporter — its product is MSESIERSAVTDPYTLTADGIKEPPVGWRASMRYFGPGLILSASIVGSGELIATTALGAQAGFVLLWLVIVSTLVKVAVQIELARWTIATGQPALTGYAKVPPKLFGVGWVNLLWAVLALSKLLQLGGIIGGTAVAFSILLPIGGDPLAFVSLLFWTTVLAIASIALLYSNRYSLIERGAALLVVTFTAITVLIALGLPATPFAYGLDDLGSGLAFLIPAGALGAALAMFGITGVGADEITFYTYWCVEKGYARWVGPNDGSEAWVRRANGWIRVMYKDAMVSWVIYTFGTIAFYLMGAAVLHPQGLAPQGNTMITTLSRMYTDTLGEWASVVFLLGAIAVLGSTMWAAIPSWARMYTNLLATFGVLDWQDPVARLKWIRIFTVALPLLWAVIYLTIQSPVIMVQIAGVMTGIFLIGVVWAVYWLRRNETDPRLHGGRAFAVCLAVSSTAIALLGAYSLADVIGFI
- a CDS encoding tripartite tricarboxylate transporter permease, with amino-acid sequence MGDLATALGMLADPTLILVVLASAVYGLFIGAIPGLSATLATALLVPFVFFLDPLPAIAAVITMSAMAIFAGDLPSALVRMPGTPASAAYTEDAYLQTRAGHGARALGVALVGSVIGGIAGAVVLMVAAPLLAEFALQFTSYEYFWIAVLGLTASVIISAGSQVKGAISLLIGLILATVGIDIALGYARFTFGSTDLLQGISFIPAMIGLFGLSEVLRGVLRPGGPVHVARLRTQGMFRETVHTLRRYWRGMVSGNAIGSVIGALPGAGGDIAAWVSYAATKNASKEGHLFGKGEGHVAPIVSAGSANNAALASAYVPTLVFGIPGDTITAILLGVLLVKGVQPGPVLFENDAPLLYGIYLIFILANLLLIPLGYLAIRGSAWLLRVPSTVLMPVIVAFCVVGSFSINNGYLEIVIMLVLGVLGYLLERSGFPLAPVVLGLVLGPIVEKNFMQSVIKTDWDLTQFLTRPISAALLVLTVLVLLYPVLRGLLRRRSAVDASG
- a CDS encoding tripartite tricarboxylate transporter TctB family protein, coding for MTADPTAAPTGIPWRHDLVSGLLAAVLGAAVVLHVRTFPELPDGQPGPALFPSIVGGLLVLFGLVLVVRAVLARGEPAADPDAGITGRGRLRALAVLGLVVGYVLLAETLGFLLTMGVLLFLLMWLLGARPLVAVLAAAATTGFILLVFEELLLVPLPQGLFG
- a CDS encoding tripartite tricarboxylate transporter substrate binding protein, giving the protein MPLTRRIRLAVLPVALSMVLAACGGGASNSSAPASPCDTSEDFPSRPIELIVPWAAGGGTDSVARFVGTQLAERLDTQVNVVNRTGGGGVVGHSAIATARPDGTTIGMATVEITMMHWQGLTDLTFEQLTPIGLVNSDPAGVTVRTDAPWADVQQLLAEAKTQPGATTASGTGRGGIWDLARAGMLLEVALPPDAIRWVPSEGAAPALQELVAGGVHVSTASLVENRTMIEAGRAKALAVMAEERLPNFPDVPTLREQGIDFTMAAWRGIAGPEGLPEDVVGELGCHLDGIVHSPAYEEFMRTAGFGIVWRGPQDFGAYLAQQDAEKGEIMRAAGLTG
- a CDS encoding 2-hydroxyacid dehydrogenase yields the protein MPVPMHDVVVEGCEERFELLRLWEAADPDALLAERGADVRGLAVGGHRRIDATLFDRLPNLQIVANFGVGYDSVDVDAASERGVIVTNTPGVLDDEVADTAVALLLMTVRELAQAERYLRAGRWAAEGTYPLTDLTVTGRRLGILGLGRIGEAIARRAEPFGMTVGYHNRSEKDVPYRYYPSLLEMARDVDTLMVVVPGNAATRHLVDAEVLEALGPDGVLVNIGRGTVVDEVALIGALKTRTIRAAGLDVYEDEPNVPQELIDLDNAVLLPHVGSASKPTRRAMGQLVVDNLTSWFTEGRALTPVNG